The proteins below come from a single Methanospirillum lacunae genomic window:
- a CDS encoding MBL fold metallo-hydrolase produces MHIRNLTGHSTEYTSNVYHISSEYLHLNDQASLIDVGRDVSILGELGNIRTGIGKKPIEQIFLTHSHFDHAGLLHEILDRYPVPVFAHPESRVQRTIPLHDKQMIHIGDQDCEVIWGETHSEDSVCYFSHDEGVLFSGDIPIRIYTNDGIYNPAFLPVFERICSYNVKEIYPGHGDPIREGVGHMLEESLRNLKRSKFV; encoded by the coding sequence ATGCATATCCGAAACCTGACCGGACATAGCACTGAATACACTTCAAATGTCTACCACATAAGTAGCGAGTATCTCCATTTGAATGATCAAGCCAGCCTTATTGATGTGGGCCGTGATGTGAGTATACTTGGCGAACTGGGAAATATCAGGACAGGTATCGGAAAGAAACCAATCGAGCAGATCTTCCTTACACATTCACACTTTGATCATGCCGGACTCCTTCATGAGATCCTTGACAGGTACCCGGTTCCGGTTTTTGCCCACCCCGAAAGCCGAGTCCAGAGGACTATTCCATTGCATGACAAACAGATGATCCATATAGGGGATCAAGATTGCGAAGTCATCTGGGGAGAAACCCATAGTGAGGATTCAGTCTGTTACTTCAGCCATGACGAAGGAGTTCTCTTTTCCGGAGATATTCCAATAAGAATCTACACGAATGATGGCATATATAACCCGGCATTTCTTCCTGTTTTTGAGCGAATATGCTCTTATAATGTGAAAGAGATCTATCCGGGCCACGGAGATCCCATCCGTGAAGGAGTAGGGCACATGCTTGAAGAGTCGCTTCGTAACCTGAAGAGGAGCAAATTTGTTTGA
- a CDS encoding protoporphyrinogen/coproporphyrinogen oxidase: MKTVIIGGGLAGVTLAHLLSKQGEEVLVLEKDSSIGGLCKSITTDGFTFDIGGSHIIFSRDQEVLSFMHQVLEENRGERKRDTKIFYKNRFIKYPFENGLYELPKEDCFTCLNEYIKTLIAHEKGELKDPENFRDWIYHTFGKGIAEAYLVPYNEKIWNYPLDQISAHWVEGRVPRPPVEDIIKAAVGVETEGYAHQSIFSYPITGGIEALIEAIAHPVTNRIKTGFDVTSIQKTENGWEVSNGTEIIRADKLISTLPLQILQSCFSSLPDPVRTAINALKYNSIVCVGIGLNGQTLPFSWMYLPEKEGTAANRISFPSNFSTEVAPDGCSSILAEITYNAGDRIDQMSDAEIVRDTINALGTAKILDPDQVRSALAVRHRFAYVVYDLAWQQNMKIIKDHFASVDISLVGRFSQFEYLNMDGVIRSVMDFVRGS, from the coding sequence GTGAAGACGGTAATCATTGGAGGTGGACTTGCAGGGGTAACCCTGGCCCACCTCCTATCAAAACAGGGTGAAGAGGTTCTGGTTTTAGAAAAGGACTCCAGTATTGGGGGTCTATGTAAATCAATCACGACTGATGGCTTCACATTTGATATTGGCGGTTCTCATATCATCTTCTCCAGGGATCAGGAGGTTCTTTCATTTATGCATCAGGTTCTCGAAGAGAACCGGGGTGAGAGAAAGAGAGACACGAAAATATTTTATAAAAATCGTTTTATCAAATATCCCTTCGAAAACGGACTGTATGAACTTCCTAAAGAGGACTGTTTTACCTGCCTGAATGAGTACATAAAAACACTTATCGCCCATGAAAAAGGTGAACTCAAAGATCCTGAAAATTTCAGAGACTGGATATACCATACTTTTGGAAAAGGTATCGCTGAGGCATACCTGGTCCCATATAATGAGAAGATTTGGAACTACCCACTTGATCAGATCTCTGCACACTGGGTTGAAGGCCGTGTTCCCCGCCCACCGGTTGAAGATATAATCAAGGCAGCAGTGGGGGTGGAAACCGAAGGTTATGCTCATCAATCAATCTTTTCATACCCGATAACAGGTGGAATAGAGGCACTCATTGAGGCGATTGCACACCCAGTTACAAACCGGATAAAGACCGGTTTTGATGTAACCTCTATTCAAAAAACTGAAAATGGATGGGAAGTCAGTAATGGGACAGAAATTATCAGGGCAGATAAATTGATCAGCACTCTTCCTCTCCAGATTCTACAGTCATGTTTCAGTTCTTTACCAGATCCAGTTAGAACTGCCATCAACGCCCTCAAATATAACTCGATTGTCTGTGTTGGGATCGGACTTAACGGACAGACACTCCCTTTCTCCTGGATGTATCTTCCAGAAAAAGAAGGAACTGCAGCTAACAGGATCTCATTCCCTTCAAACTTCTCAACAGAGGTTGCTCCTGATGGTTGTTCATCGATTCTTGCTGAGATAACATACAACGCCGGTGACAGGATAGATCAGATGAGTGATGCAGAGATAGTAAGGGATACCATCAATGCTTTGGGAACTGCAAAAATTCTTGATCCTGACCAGGTAAGATCTGCACTTGCAGTTCGCCATCGATTTGCGTATGTCGTATATGACCTTGCGTGGCAGCAGAATATGAAGATAATAAAAGATCACTTTGCATCAGTTGATATCTCTCTTGTGGGACGGTTTTCTCAATTTGAGTACCTCAACATGGATGGGGTCATCAGATCGGTCATGGATTTTGTAAGAGGCTCGTAA
- a CDS encoding CheR family methyltransferase codes for MAFTFFFRDAQTLRLAIEQFHPYIQSRTRITIWSAGCAMGQEPYTFAIILREIIGPYLFRNVKIYATDLDQYGNYGKIINEGKYPLKDLERIPEDILARYFTPADEDPSQRIILEEIRHSVEFHRHDLLSFEPIRSGIHMIICKNVLLHFSAEERIKVWMMFWNTLEEGGFMLHEHTQKLPDELNGKFELMVMNAQIFRKIGK; via the coding sequence ATGGCATTTACATTCTTTTTCAGGGATGCACAGACCCTTCGTCTAGCAATAGAACAATTTCATCCCTATATCCAAAGCAGAACGAGAATTACCATCTGGAGCGCAGGATGTGCAATGGGACAGGAGCCCTACACATTTGCAATCATCCTCCGTGAAATAATTGGACCATACCTATTTCGAAATGTCAAAATCTACGCCACAGATCTGGATCAGTATGGAAACTATGGGAAGATCATTAACGAGGGAAAATACCCATTAAAAGATCTGGAGAGGATACCGGAAGATATCCTGGCAAGATACTTCACTCCAGCCGATGAAGATCCTTCGCAACGTATCATTCTAGAGGAGATAAGACATTCAGTGGAGTTTCATAGACATGATCTCCTCTCATTTGAGCCAATTCGATCAGGTATTCACATGATCATCTGTAAAAATGTCCTCCTTCACTTCTCAGCTGAAGAGAGAATAAAAGTCTGGATGATGTTCTGGAATACTCTAGAAGAAGGGGGTTTTATGCTCCATGAACATACTCAGAAGTTACCAGACGAATTGAACGGAAAGTTTGAATTGATGGTCATGAACGCACAGATATTTCGAAAGATCGGAAAATAA
- a CDS encoding MBL fold metallo-hydrolase, translating to MDNQKCGLLIDTGCDPQILSILKQIESENRSQPVCQVILTHSHYDHTKILKDIKSIWPVKTYAYSAYLHGIDNVVKGGETVQVNGKNFDLIHVPGHSTDSICIYCRENQLLFSGDTPLTIWGTEGTYERPFVEAFEKLVELPVHTIYPGHGEVITKDCNRILEQSLRNLRKSRVL from the coding sequence ATGGATAACCAGAAATGCGGCCTTCTCATTGACACTGGTTGCGACCCTCAAATACTATCAATATTGAAACAGATCGAATCTGAGAATCGGAGTCAACCCGTATGCCAGGTTATCCTGACACACAGCCATTATGATCATACCAAAATTCTCAAGGATATAAAGTCAATCTGGCCGGTAAAAACCTACGCATATTCTGCATACCTGCACGGAATTGATAATGTAGTAAAAGGCGGAGAGACAGTGCAGGTTAATGGGAAAAATTTTGATCTTATCCATGTTCCCGGCCATAGTACGGATTCTATTTGTATCTACTGCAGGGAAAATCAGTTGCTCTTCTCAGGAGATACGCCGCTGACGATCTGGGGGACTGAAGGAACTTATGAACGCCCCTTTGTTGAAGCATTTGAAAAACTTGTCGAACTCCCGGTGCATACAATATACCCGGGACATGGAGAAGTTATAACCAAAGATTGTAACAGAATACTGGAACAGTCACTTCGAAACCTTCGAAAAAGCAGAGTTCTGTGA